In Topomyia yanbarensis strain Yona2022 chromosome 2, ASM3024719v1, whole genome shotgun sequence, one DNA window encodes the following:
- the LOC131683553 gene encoding protein masquerade, translated as MKMMRVKYLLMIAALLAPINAQDDSLAGSFLSGLLDSITSTEDAKGCPGVCVHTLATLICYEVLEDIPCPSPSMRCCVESQAAAANISTTTARPKTTTTPKPTTTTPQPTTEEKIKEKDKDSKNNSTCPGVCVADRIAEYCEAYLTTPALCKSGTKCCVSRDIYPDKPPADLYVPTAHYDSKANKTTTPKPYSKTTTDKTGSQEEPPKSKTNPPPKPTKPTPPKYKTTISSSQGTVHKSCEGECVNGLFALFCDDVDSEAFCPNEGSCCVTGTAEDNKQELVTTTRKPATPPPLPRCPGFCMLNIMAAFCERPSVLIQHTANCKRGSVCCDNTKVPVTRAPPRRPPPTTTTTTQAPTTTAAPDPREECPGSCIVGLLSFTCFRNAEMTDLFKCKKSGTQCCAPKSRIQEVQMAVGKIKPNDTGIYPPPPQNIAQPYPVQPHQVPIPQQQPPPPSYGPPVPNNYPGPVSNNIYEIPPTQQPIHQHSQPVYEPVPSTTTARPPVYSKYVCGVKGTSRAARSFLDRTAMEHFADHQTRKGRHIEMGEIYRSKSTERLVLGHSIVPIPIIYSDHNDTVPEDLSHHPSISRANSTTVKYWNSHRQARVVGGEDGDNGEWCWQVALINSLNQYLCGAALIGTQWVLTAAHCVTNIVRSGDAIYVRVGDYDLTRKFGSPGAQTLRVATTYIHHNHNSQTLDNDIALLKLHGQAELRDGVCLVCLPARGVNHAAGKRCTVTGYGYMGEAGPIPLRVREAEIPIVSDAECIRKVNAVTEKIFILPASSFCAGGEEGNDACQGDGGGPLVCQDDGFYELAGLVSWGFGCGRVDVPGVYVKVSSFIGWINQIISVNNL; from the exons gaTTGCTGGACTCGATCACTAGTACAGAGGATGCCAAAGGATGCCCTGGTGTCTGTGTACACACTCTGGCCACACTCATCTGCTACGAAGTATTGGAAGACATTCCGTGTCCGTCTCCTAGTATGAGATGCTGCGTTGAAAGTCAAGCCGCAGCGGCGAACATTTCCACGACGACGGCTCGGCCGAAGACGACGACTACTCCAAAACCAACGACTACTACACCCCAACCCACAACAGAAgaaaaaataaaggaaaaagaTAAGGATAGCAAAAATAATT CGACTTGTCCTGGTGTATGTGTGGCAGATAGAATTGCAGAGTACTGCGAAGCATATCTCACGACACCTGCACTTTGTAAGAGCGGAACAAAGTGTTGCGTTTCAAGGGACATATATCCAGATAAGCCCCCAGCGGATCTCTACGTTCCGACGGCCCATTATGACAGCAAAGCGAACAAAACTACAACGCCTAAACCGTATTCGAAGACTACGACGGATAAGACAGGGTCACAAGAAGAACCTCCGAAATCAAAAACTAATCCACCACCCAAACCCACAAAACCAACGCCACCTAAATACAAAACGACGATTTCGAGTTCCCAGGGAACCGTTCATAAATCCTGCGAAGGAGAATGTGTTAATGGACTATTTGCATTATTCTGCGATGATGTCGATAGTGAGGCATTCTGTCCTAACGAAGGATCCTGTTGTGTCACTGGAACCGCTGAAGACAATAAACAGGAACTTGTTACAACCACAAGGAAGCCTGCCACACCG CCACCACTACCTAGATGCCCAGGTTTCTGTATGCTGAACATCATGGCAGCGTTCTGCGAACGACCATCGGTTTTGATACAGCATACTGCAAATTGCAAACGTGGATCAGTTTGTTGTGATAACACCAAAGTTCCTGTCACCAGAGCTCCACCTAGGCGACCTCCGCCAACAACAACCACAACTACTCAAGctccaacaacaacagcagctcCAGATCCCAGAGAAGAATGTCCAGGGTCCTGTATAGTTGGTCTACTGAGTTTCACATGCTTCCGAAATGCTGAAATGACCGATTTGTTCAAATGCAAAAAATCAGGGACCCAATGCTGCGCTCCAAAGTCTAGAATTCAAGAAGTTCAAATGGCAGTCGGTAAAATAAAACCTAACGATACGGGTATCTATCCCCCTCCACCACAGAATATTGCTCAGCCTTACCCAGTGCAACCCCATCAAGTTCCAATACCCCAACAGCAACCACCACCACCTAGCTATGGTCCTCCGGTTCCAAACAACTATCCGGGGCCAGTGAGTAACAATATTTACGAGATTCCCCCAACGCAACAACCAATCCACCAACATTCACAACCCGTGTACGAACCAGTACCATCAACGACAACGGCCAGGCCTCCAGTTTACTCAAAATATGTCTGCGGGGTAAAGGGCACCAGCCGTGCGGCTCGATCGTTCCTTGATCGAACAGCTATGGAACATTTTGCTGATCATCAGACTCGTAAGGGGCGACACATCGAGATGGGAGAGATTTACCGATCGAAAAGCACAGAACGCTTAGTTCTGGGTCATAGCATTGTCCCAATTCCAATTATTTACAGCGATCACAACGATACGGTTCCTGAAGATCTGAGCCATCATCCTAGTATAAGCAGGGCCAACTCAACGACTGTCAAATATTGGAACAGTCATCGACAAGCTCGGGTCGTAGGTGGAGAAGACGGCGACAACGGTGAATGGTGCTGGCAGGTCGCATTAATCAACTCGCTAAATCAGTACCTGTGCGGTGCGGCACTCATTGGTACGCAGTGGGTCCTAACAGCGGCGCATTGTGTGACGAA CATCGTACGATCGGGTGATGCAATCTACGTGCGGGTTGGTGACTACGATCTGACACGAAAATTCGGAAGTCCGGGTGCTCAGACGCTCAGGGTTGCGACCACCTACATCCATCACAACCACAACAGCCAAACGCTGGACAATGACATTGCCCTACTAAAGCTGCACGGGCAGGCGGAATTAAGAGATGGTGTATGTCTG GTTTGTTTGCCGGCCAGGGGCGTAAACCACGCGGCCGGAAAACGGTGCACAGTCACTGGGTATGGATATATGGGTGAGGCGGGTCCGATTCCCCTACGGGTTCGCGAAGCAGAAATCCCAATTGTAAGCGACGCTGAATGCATACGGAAAGTGAATGCTGTTACGGAAAAGATTTTCATACTGCCAGCTTCTAGTTTTTGTGCCGGCGGCGAGGAAGGGAATGATGCCTGCCAAGGCGATGGAGGTGGTCCACTCGTCTGTCAGGATGATGGATTTTACGAACTCGCCGGTCTCGTCTCCTGGGGATTCGGATGTGGTCGGGTGGATGTTCCGGGTGTGTACGTCAAAGTGTCTTCATTCATTGGTTGGATAAATCAGATCATCAGTGTCAATAACTTATGA